A part of Paenibacillus donghaensis genomic DNA contains:
- a CDS encoding alpha/beta hydrolase produces the protein MNVELQEEVMKKRMGKPLRIILKSIGAIAALMVLFLAIVFIVNMISNKSEQGKIQSYGQLVPVDGKNMNVMIQGKGEETVVLLPGYGTAAPALDFKLLVDELSPFYKVVVVEPFGYGLSDETDKERSTENIVSEVHEALQQLNIDRYTLMGHSIAGIYGLDYVNKYPNEVSAFVGIDSSVPTQPGMDVKFPLKTFDFLKKSGLLRMIKKVSGDPYASLSFDDQTKEQMRMISNKNGNNATTLNEMKHISSNFKGAQHLTFPQNLPVIFFIQANNTGVKGWIPLHEEQVKDSVHGKVVTMDGEHYLHHTLSKEIAQGFRGFMEEIK, from the coding sequence ATGAATGTGGAACTACAAGAAGAAGTAATGAAAAAGAGAATGGGTAAACCGCTTCGCATTATACTGAAATCCATAGGAGCTATAGCTGCACTAATGGTACTTTTTCTAGCCATTGTTTTTATCGTTAATATGATCAGCAACAAATCAGAGCAAGGTAAAATTCAATCCTATGGTCAGTTAGTCCCTGTAGATGGGAAAAATATGAATGTGATGATTCAAGGAAAAGGCGAAGAAACCGTCGTGCTCTTACCTGGTTATGGCACAGCGGCACCAGCTCTTGATTTCAAGCTGCTAGTGGACGAGCTATCGCCATTTTACAAAGTTGTCGTGGTTGAGCCTTTCGGTTATGGATTAAGTGATGAAACCGACAAGGAGCGAAGCACGGAGAATATTGTAAGTGAAGTTCATGAAGCTCTGCAGCAGCTTAATATTGATCGTTACACGCTCATGGGTCATTCCATTGCGGGCATTTATGGACTGGATTATGTGAACAAATATCCTAACGAAGTGAGTGCATTTGTCGGAATCGATAGCAGTGTTCCAACACAACCGGGTATGGATGTTAAATTCCCATTAAAAACGTTTGATTTCCTCAAAAAATCAGGTCTCTTAAGAATGATCAAGAAAGTAAGCGGAGACCCCTATGCTTCCTTATCATTTGATGATCAAACCAAAGAACAAATGAGAATGATATCGAATAAAAACGGGAATAATGCCACTACCTTAAATGAAATGAAACATATTTCTTCTAATTTTAAAGGGGCTCAACATTTAACATTCCCTCAAAATCTTCCTGTTATTTTCTTTATACAAGCGAATAACACAGGCGTTAAAGGATGGATACCCCTGCATGAAGAGCAGGTCAAAGATTCTGTACACGGAAAAGTGGTAACCATGGATGGAGAACATTATTTACACCATACTCTATCAAAAGAAATCGCTCAGGGCTTCAGGGGATTTATGGAAGAAATCAAATAA
- a CDS encoding alpha/beta hydrolase translates to MKKWRKRLKRTLLFGGLAIVLLLVSSLVVEQVNTRKDLKSYTPSGKLYNVNGKNMHLYTGGQGDVTVVLASGWGTANPYIDFYPLYDKLAPHVKFAVYDRFGYGYSDTTDKKRDVDTISSEIHQLLQESGQKPPYVLVSHSLGSLETIRFAQKYPDEVQAMVMLDSGSPEFYYDGVDVPASGGFGKQLLIHTGVLRMLLTSDSILENSRATRNGLKFVPDELKAMDIKATLLKLSNANIDDELAQHQANAKIVLDHKQTFTFPFTVLTSDYFGKSEEDWTQSQAKFPSWSVQGKQVMIKDSEHYIHQFHPDLVADEILAAAKR, encoded by the coding sequence ATGAAAAAATGGCGTAAAAGATTAAAAAGGACCCTTCTATTCGGGGGTCTGGCGATTGTACTTCTACTGGTTTCAAGCTTGGTAGTTGAACAGGTGAATACCCGTAAGGATCTGAAATCGTATACTCCCAGCGGCAAGCTGTACAATGTGAATGGGAAAAACATGCACCTATATACCGGCGGTCAAGGTGATGTGACGGTTGTGCTCGCTTCCGGGTGGGGCACGGCCAATCCGTATATTGATTTCTATCCGCTGTATGACAAGCTTGCTCCACATGTTAAATTCGCCGTGTACGACCGATTCGGCTATGGGTATAGCGATACGACAGACAAGAAGCGTGATGTCGACACCATATCCAGTGAAATACATCAATTGCTGCAGGAATCTGGCCAAAAGCCGCCTTACGTGTTAGTATCACATTCACTGGGTTCTTTGGAAACGATCCGGTTCGCACAGAAATACCCTGATGAGGTACAAGCCATGGTGATGCTGGATAGCGGAAGCCCGGAATTTTATTATGATGGGGTGGATGTTCCAGCCAGTGGAGGGTTTGGCAAACAGCTGCTGATACATACTGGAGTGCTGCGGATGCTACTCACCTCTGATAGTATTCTAGAGAACTCACGTGCAACTCGCAACGGCTTAAAGTTTGTTCCAGATGAGCTGAAGGCGATGGACATTAAGGCCACATTGCTTAAGCTCTCTAATGCTAATATCGATGACGAACTGGCTCAACACCAAGCTAATGCGAAGATTGTATTGGATCATAAACAGACTTTCACTTTCCCATTCACCGTGCTGACCTCCGATTACTTCGGAAAGAGTGAAGAGGACTGGACTCAATCCCAAGCAAAATTTCCATCCTGGTCCGTACAAGGCAAGCAGGTGATGATTAAGGACAGCGAGCATTATATTCATCAATTTCACCCTGATCTGGTGGCAGATGAGATTTTGGCTGCGGCGAAGCGTTAG
- a CDS encoding serine hydrolase domain-containing protein, whose product MELNSFILMRNNQRVVEFYREPFEKDGIQALYSLSKTFTAIATGIAIDEGVLELSDPVVSLFPEQLPEVVSEHLSKMTVHHLLSMNTGHHMNTYPDIVSQQDWVRAFLSLEVAHEPGTYYLYNTHATYMLSAIIEKVTGQNLVDYLMPRLFEPLDIERPVWEKCPLGITAGGMGLNISTSSVAKFGQMLLQQGMYNGKRIVSATFIQQAISKQSDNSRDEGRIDFAQGYGYQIFRCREGCYMGNGAFGQLCLVAPRQNLVIAATASFASMKRLQVLLDHFYETIFYSVSKECSDFDLTDYHELESKLSTLSSPFVEMKSTARPFYDRFEKSYHMEPNNIEIERVQLTIDPEILLEIQQAGTLRSITAQVERVTRYNTFFKKDLELHLQPVFTNASWMGPQTLKIMLKYIETPYEEVYIINLEEESIRLEYSINVSFTADHYLVEGRALI is encoded by the coding sequence GTGGAACTTAACAGCTTCATTCTAATGCGGAACAACCAAAGGGTGGTTGAGTTCTATAGAGAACCTTTTGAGAAAGACGGGATACAAGCATTATACTCTTTAAGTAAGACGTTTACAGCTATCGCAACAGGTATTGCCATCGATGAGGGGGTGCTGGAACTGAGTGATCCGGTGGTTTCTTTGTTCCCAGAGCAATTACCTGAGGTCGTTTCCGAGCATCTATCCAAGATGACTGTCCATCACTTATTGTCAATGAATACAGGCCATCATATGAACACTTACCCTGATATTGTCAGCCAGCAGGATTGGGTTCGGGCCTTCTTATCCTTAGAGGTAGCGCATGAGCCAGGAACCTATTATCTGTATAACACTCACGCGACATATATGCTCTCGGCCATTATAGAGAAGGTTACAGGTCAGAATTTGGTTGATTATTTAATGCCGAGGTTATTCGAACCGCTTGACATAGAAAGACCTGTCTGGGAAAAATGTCCGTTGGGCATTACAGCCGGGGGAATGGGCCTCAATATATCCACAAGCTCGGTAGCCAAATTCGGCCAAATGCTGCTTCAGCAAGGAATGTACAATGGGAAACGAATCGTGTCTGCGACATTTATTCAGCAGGCGATCTCCAAACAAAGCGATAACAGCAGGGATGAAGGCCGGATTGACTTCGCCCAGGGGTATGGCTATCAGATCTTCCGTTGCCGGGAAGGGTGTTATATGGGGAATGGGGCATTTGGGCAACTGTGCCTGGTAGCGCCCCGCCAGAACCTCGTTATTGCTGCAACCGCAAGCTTCGCAAGTATGAAGAGGTTACAAGTGTTGCTGGATCATTTCTATGAAACGATATTCTACTCCGTGTCAAAAGAATGTAGTGATTTCGATTTAACAGATTACCATGAACTTGAGTCCAAGCTGTCTACCCTGAGCAGCCCGTTTGTAGAGATGAAATCAACGGCTAGACCTTTCTATGATAGGTTTGAGAAATCTTACCACATGGAGCCAAATAACATAGAGATAGAGCGAGTACAGTTAACCATAGATCCGGAAATCCTTCTGGAGATTCAGCAAGCAGGAACCCTTAGATCTATAACAGCACAGGTGGAAAGGGTGACAAGGTATAACACTTTTTTCAAAAAAGATTTGGAGCTGCATCTCCAGCCCGTATTCACTAATGCAAGTTGGATGGGTCCACAGACTCTAAAGATCATGTTGAAGTACATAGAAACTCCTTACGAAGAAGTCTATATCATCAACTTGGAGGAAGAATCGATAAGGTTAGAGTATTCGATTAATGTTTCGTTTACTGCGGATCATTATCTGGTTGAAGGCAGAGCGTTGATTTGA
- a CDS encoding SRPBCC family protein translates to MSTKEESNELVITRELAAPRDLVFKVWSEAEHLKNWWGPTGFKFSVVKLDFRPRGVFHYRMQTPDGDETMWGKFVYVEMEQPEKIVFVNSFADAEGNTIRAPFSAVFPLEIRNEVTFTEANGTTTMTLRGGPIHATDEEQQFYVGMFESMKQGFGGTFDQLEAYLAKI, encoded by the coding sequence ATGTCAACGAAAGAGGAGAGCAATGAATTGGTAATTACCAGAGAGCTCGCGGCACCGCGCGATCTGGTGTTCAAGGTATGGTCTGAGGCTGAGCATCTGAAGAACTGGTGGGGGCCTACAGGCTTCAAGTTTAGCGTTGTGAAGCTGGATTTCCGTCCAAGGGGTGTATTCCACTACAGAATGCAAACCCCAGACGGTGACGAGACGATGTGGGGCAAGTTCGTCTATGTTGAGATGGAGCAGCCGGAGAAGATCGTATTCGTCAACTCCTTTGCCGATGCGGAGGGCAACACGATCCGCGCGCCGTTTAGCGCCGTTTTTCCGCTCGAAATACGCAACGAGGTTACGTTTACAGAAGCAAACGGTACAACAACGATGACTCTGCGCGGCGGGCCGATTCATGCTACAGATGAAGAGCAGCAATTCTACGTGGGCATGTTTGAATCCATGAAGCAAGGCTTCGGAGGAACGTTCGACCAGCTAGAAGCCTATTTGGCCAAAATATAA
- a CDS encoding MOSC domain-containing protein, translating into MQETVGTIREINRYPVKSFAGEGLEVCEVEAYGMLGDRFCAFYDESKTGWKRYVTARNIPNMLSYQAQFRDGEIRVTSADGRTFGWDKELLAEIQSQTSTDVSMSGIKATHPEHPQLLSVDGASILLITDASLAKLQDMWGKSLDQRRFRGNFVVALNDESLDEGNWIGKQLCIGDVQLRVDSYCNRCTVITMDPDTLERDPSLLKKVNTEFGLHFGVYASVVTTGKISVGDKVELVESE; encoded by the coding sequence GTGCAAGAAACGGTGGGAACCATCCGTGAAATAAATCGCTATCCGGTCAAGTCATTTGCGGGTGAAGGATTGGAAGTCTGTGAGGTAGAAGCTTATGGAATGCTGGGTGACCGCTTCTGCGCTTTCTATGATGAGAGCAAAACAGGCTGGAAGCGTTATGTTACAGCCAGAAACATTCCCAATATGCTCTCTTATCAGGCGCAATTTAGAGATGGAGAGATCCGGGTCACCTCAGCAGACGGGCGGACATTCGGCTGGGACAAGGAGCTGCTGGCAGAAATTCAGAGTCAGACCTCAACGGATGTGTCCATGTCTGGAATCAAAGCAACCCACCCCGAGCATCCGCAGCTGTTATCCGTAGATGGAGCCAGTATTCTGTTGATTACCGATGCTAGCTTAGCCAAGCTGCAAGACATGTGGGGCAAATCTTTGGATCAGCGCCGGTTCCGCGGCAACTTTGTGGTGGCTCTGAACGACGAATCCCTGGATGAGGGGAATTGGATCGGGAAGCAGCTCTGTATCGGAGATGTGCAGCTCCGGGTGGACAGCTATTGTAACCGGTGCACTGTGATTACGATGGACCCTGACACACTTGAACGAGACCCTTCCTTGTTGAAAAAAGTAAATACCGAGTTTGGCCTGCACTTCGGTGTGTATGCTTCAGTTGTCACAACAGGGAAGATAAGCGTTGGGGACAAGGTGGAATTAGTGGAATCGGAATGA
- a CDS encoding DNA topology modulation protein, which produces MKRILVIGSGGTGKSTLSGKLGTIVELPVVHLDSYFWKANWVPTPNEEWDQRIEQWTNEDRWIIDGNYSRTMDARIKRADVIIFLDLPRLLCMYRIIKRRVIYHKKSRPDMNGECAEKLDWEFIKWVWNYRKRSRMNTLRKLDQAKDHQQVIILRTRKQVAEFVQSLVSSQRMEEYDRARNGGNHP; this is translated from the coding sequence ATGAAGCGAATACTGGTTATTGGATCAGGCGGAACAGGCAAATCCACGCTGTCCGGCAAGCTTGGTACTATAGTTGAGCTTCCGGTGGTCCATTTGGATAGCTATTTCTGGAAGGCTAATTGGGTCCCTACCCCCAATGAAGAGTGGGATCAGAGGATTGAACAATGGACTAACGAAGACCGCTGGATCATAGATGGTAACTATTCAAGGACGATGGATGCGCGAATCAAAAGGGCGGATGTTATTATATTCCTGGACCTGCCACGACTGCTATGTATGTACCGGATTATCAAACGGCGGGTGATATATCATAAGAAGAGCAGACCGGATATGAATGGTGAATGTGCAGAGAAATTAGATTGGGAATTTATAAAATGGGTCTGGAATTATAGAAAAAGAAGCAGAATGAACACCTTAAGGAAACTTGATCAGGCTAAAGATCATCAGCAAGTCATTATTTTAAGAACAAGAAAACAGGTCGCCGAATTCGTGCAAAGCCTTGTCAGCAGCCAGAGAATGGAGGAGTATGATCGTGCAAGAAACGGTGGGAACCATCCGTGA
- a CDS encoding ABC transporter permease, with translation MNLLTRFELRKILRRKSTLVGIIIILAVAVFLEFMSVSGENVVGEDGNDISGLSAISLSRQNAHRLAGELNTESIAAAIDRHLLATKKTENLNKTTEEGISLSNKAYGKYEQKDVEINNLIRIAYSSSDKYDYYIMDKLSTHDASAFYQKRMDKINKYLNMEFSYGNYSTDEKDYFKAMNGKINVPFKFDYSSGWMNLMRDLDLVILVTAFVISLSVSRVFAGEYQSGADSIILSSRYGRSKLISAKLRASFLFSTGLYFGSILFLTVIMLSVYGQYGSGSNIQIILFQSPYPLTIFQTYLASVLIGYIACLLIMSITLLFSARMKSPFSVILCSVVLLLAPLFIPDSKSSRLFNNLLNLLPSKMLDGYSVFARYESYHVFNRIIAEPWVIGAVALTFTLAFLPFTYHSFKHHQVV, from the coding sequence TTGAATCTTTTAACTCGATTTGAACTGCGTAAAATACTGAGAAGAAAATCCACTTTAGTGGGAATTATTATTATATTGGCTGTCGCTGTCTTTCTAGAATTCATGTCCGTTTCGGGAGAAAATGTTGTAGGCGAAGATGGTAATGATATCTCCGGCCTGTCTGCGATCAGCTTATCCAGACAGAATGCACATAGACTTGCAGGTGAATTAAACACTGAGAGTATTGCAGCAGCTATAGATCGGCACCTTTTAGCGACAAAAAAAACGGAAAATTTAAATAAGACCACAGAAGAGGGAATATCCCTTTCAAATAAGGCTTATGGGAAATATGAACAGAAAGACGTTGAGATCAATAATTTAATTCGTATAGCCTACTCCTCTTCAGATAAATATGATTACTATATTATGGACAAACTTTCTACTCATGATGCTTCTGCTTTCTACCAAAAAAGAATGGATAAGATCAATAAGTATCTCAACATGGAGTTTTCATACGGCAATTATTCTACTGATGAGAAGGATTACTTCAAAGCAATGAATGGTAAAATTAACGTTCCTTTCAAATTTGATTATTCCAGCGGCTGGATGAACTTAATGCGCGATCTTGACCTCGTTATTTTAGTTACCGCCTTTGTCATTAGTCTAAGCGTATCCAGGGTTTTTGCCGGTGAGTACCAGTCTGGGGCAGATTCAATTATCCTCTCTTCACGGTACGGGCGTAGCAAACTGATCAGTGCAAAGCTAAGAGCCAGTTTTCTATTTTCGACGGGTTTGTATTTCGGAAGCATCCTATTTCTCACCGTAATCATGTTGAGTGTGTATGGACAATATGGGTCGGGTTCCAACATACAAATCATTTTATTTCAGTCCCCCTACCCATTAACTATATTCCAGACTTATCTCGCATCTGTCCTAATTGGATATATTGCATGTTTACTGATCATGTCTATTACTCTCCTTTTTTCTGCCAGAATGAAGTCACCATTCTCAGTGATCCTTTGCTCTGTAGTTCTCCTCCTGGCTCCTTTGTTTATTCCGGATAGTAAAAGCAGTCGATTGTTTAATAATCTTCTAAATTTGCTACCTAGCAAAATGTTAGATGGATATTCAGTTTTCGCGCGCTATGAAAGTTACCATGTATTTAATCGTATAATCGCAGAACCTTGGGTTATAGGAGCAGTAGCCCTCACCTTCACATTGGCTTTCCTTCCATTTACCTATCACAGCTTTAAACATCATCAGGTAGTTTAA
- the rarD gene encoding EamA family transporter RarD, translated as MNNGLINAIIAYIMWGVLPLYWKLFNDVPAGEILSHRVVWSFVFMGILVTVQRRWGDMKRIVTSRSLLLSLTASGLLIAANWLIFIWAVNNNHVVETSLGYYLNPLLNVLLAIVFLREKPNRGQWLAIAVAGAAVLIIAIDYGRFPWVAISLAASFGLYGLAKKKIVLNASVGLLSETVVVLPIALGYWVYLASVGKAMAWTLPPSMFIELLLSGVVTALPLFFFARAAARMAFSTLGFVQYIGPTIMLLLSVFVFKESVSSTLLVGFALIWTALVIYAVASVRGTKVTKVNVHHDKTYV; from the coding sequence ATGAATAATGGGTTGATCAACGCTATTATCGCCTATATCATGTGGGGAGTTCTCCCGCTTTATTGGAAGTTGTTTAATGATGTGCCTGCAGGCGAGATTTTATCACATCGGGTTGTCTGGTCGTTTGTCTTCATGGGTATTCTCGTCACCGTCCAGCGCCGCTGGGGTGATATGAAGCGGATTGTGACTAGCCGTTCGCTCCTGCTATCGCTCACCGCCAGCGGACTATTGATCGCTGCTAATTGGCTCATCTTCATCTGGGCTGTCAACAACAACCATGTCGTTGAGACAAGCCTCGGCTATTATTTAAACCCGCTGCTGAACGTGTTACTAGCGATCGTCTTCCTTCGTGAGAAGCCGAATCGTGGCCAGTGGCTCGCGATTGCCGTCGCTGGCGCGGCGGTGCTCATCATCGCAATCGACTATGGGAGATTTCCGTGGGTCGCAATCTCGCTGGCTGCGTCGTTTGGCTTATACGGCCTTGCGAAAAAGAAGATTGTGCTAAACGCTTCTGTAGGCTTGTTGTCGGAGACAGTTGTAGTTCTACCCATTGCGCTCGGCTACTGGGTCTATTTGGCCTCCGTGGGCAAGGCGATGGCATGGACACTGCCTCCGTCCATGTTCATCGAACTACTCCTTTCGGGCGTAGTAACGGCACTGCCGCTGTTCTTCTTTGCACGAGCAGCCGCCCGCATGGCGTTTTCCACACTCGGATTCGTACAATACATCGGGCCGACAATCATGCTGTTATTGAGCGTATTTGTGTTCAAGGAATCGGTTTCTTCTACTCTTCTCGTCGGTTTTGCACTCATTTGGACAGCGCTTGTTATATACGCTGTGGCATCAGTTCGTGGCACAAAAGTCACGAAGGTGAATGTGCACCATGATAAAACCTATGTATGA
- a CDS encoding TetR/AcrR family transcriptional regulator — MKKGDRTREHIIMKSAAIFNQRGYAGTSLNDIIADTGIKKGGIYRHFTNKDEIALEAYNYAASIVISKFAEAVDREQSASGRLLAFFRVYEDVVGNPPFVGGCPMQNTAVESDDTHTELRDRARQGLHNHLDMIKSIILNGINSGEFKEDLNADALASFAFSLLEGGILLSKLDGDNKHMQMNTACFAFYLQNCCLKNS, encoded by the coding sequence ATGAAAAAAGGAGATCGAACAAGAGAGCACATTATTATGAAATCGGCAGCAATCTTTAATCAAAGAGGTTATGCTGGTACATCGTTAAACGATATTATTGCCGACACCGGGATTAAGAAGGGGGGCATCTACCGACATTTTACAAATAAAGATGAGATTGCGCTTGAAGCCTACAACTACGCTGCCAGTATAGTTATCAGCAAATTTGCTGAGGCGGTCGATCGGGAGCAGTCTGCGTCAGGGAGGTTACTTGCTTTTTTTCGTGTTTATGAAGATGTTGTTGGTAATCCACCATTTGTTGGCGGATGTCCTATGCAGAATACAGCAGTAGAAAGTGACGATACTCATACGGAGCTTCGAGATCGGGCAAGACAAGGGCTGCATAACCATTTGGATATGATAAAGAGTATAATTCTTAACGGGATAAATAGTGGGGAGTTTAAGGAGGATTTGAATGCGGATGCACTTGCTTCATTTGCCTTTTCCTTGCTCGAAGGAGGCATTTTACTCAGCAAGTTAGATGGGGATAATAAGCATATGCAAATGAATACAGCATGCTTTGCATTCTATTTACAGAATTGTTGTTTGAAAAATAGTTAA
- the gap gene encoding type I glyceraldehyde-3-phosphate dehydrogenase translates to MRIKVGINGFGRIGRLAFRRIQEMENIEVVAINDLTDAKMLAHLLKYDTTQGTFHGDIEVHDGALTVNGQEIKVLANRNPEEIPWGELGVAIVLECTGFFTTKEKAELHLKGGAKKVVISAPATGDMKTIVYNVNHETLDGTETVISGASCTTNCLAPMAKALNDKFGIQSGLMTTVHAYTGNQNTLDAPDSKGNFRAARAAAENIVPYSTGAAKAIGLVLPELKGKLDGASQRVPVATGSVTELVAVLNTKVTVEEVNAVMRKASDPETYGYTEDEIVSSDVRGMTLGSLFDATQTKVLTVGDQQLVKTVAWYDNEMSYTAQLVRTLEYFAKIAK, encoded by the coding sequence ATGAGAATAAAAGTAGGCATTAATGGTTTTGGGCGAATTGGAAGACTCGCTTTCCGTCGTATTCAGGAAATGGAAAATATCGAAGTTGTAGCGATAAACGATTTAACTGACGCAAAAATGCTGGCGCATCTGCTCAAATATGATACTACACAAGGCACTTTCCATGGTGACATTGAAGTTCATGATGGAGCTCTTACTGTTAACGGCCAAGAAATTAAAGTGCTGGCTAACCGCAACCCTGAAGAAATCCCTTGGGGCGAGCTTGGCGTAGCTATCGTACTCGAATGTACTGGTTTCTTCACCACCAAAGAGAAGGCAGAGCTTCACCTGAAAGGCGGAGCAAAGAAGGTCGTTATTTCCGCTCCGGCAACAGGCGACATGAAGACCATCGTATATAACGTAAACCATGAAACACTGGACGGAACGGAAACCGTCATTTCCGGTGCTTCTTGCACAACGAACTGTCTCGCTCCCATGGCTAAAGCTTTGAACGATAAATTTGGAATTCAGTCCGGGTTGATGACCACCGTTCACGCCTATACAGGCAACCAGAATACTCTTGATGCGCCAGATTCAAAAGGAAACTTCCGCGCAGCACGGGCTGCAGCAGAGAACATTGTTCCTTACTCCACTGGTGCTGCTAAAGCCATTGGCCTCGTTCTTCCTGAATTGAAGGGTAAACTTGATGGTGCATCTCAGCGTGTACCTGTAGCAACAGGCTCCGTAACAGAACTCGTAGCTGTTTTGAACACGAAGGTTACGGTTGAAGAAGTTAATGCCGTTATGAGAAAAGCATCAGATCCAGAAACATACGGATATACTGAGGACGAGATCGTATCTTCCGATGTTAGAGGAATGACATTGGGGTCTCTTTTTGATGCAACTCAAACAAAAGTTCTAACAGTTGGCGACCAGCAACTGGTGAAAACTGTAGCCTGGTACGATAATGAAATGTCTTACACCGCGCAACTGGTTAGAACATTAGAATACTTCGCAAAAATCGCCAAGTAA